A window from Candidatus Nitrospira neomarina encodes these proteins:
- a CDS encoding ATP-dependent DNA ligase, whose translation MKRFANLYRALDQTTSTNGKLAALQKYFESVPPDDAAWALYFLSGRRFKRLVGPANLRQWMIEVSNLPAWLVEETYATVGDLAETAALLTHSRHATLLEHSLSEWIQEEMLVLGRELPDQQRRRVQGWWQRLDYDTCYLVNKLLTGSLRVGVSHLLVARALADNAKLPRSVILHRLMGHWEPTPEFYEQLIAPDDGSTDHSRPYPFCLASPFEHQKTPQELKAQLGEPREWMVEWKWDGIRAQLLRRPGACYIWTRGEELVTDRYPEVRDAAYNLPDGTVLDGEILAWSEETGVMPFTILQRRLGRKTVGKKLLQDIPICFMAYDLIEHEGQDMRQHTTTERRVLLESLLVQAGPVVKISPLLPVTTWEEAAQWQTESRGRLVEGLMLKHRHAMYEVGRRRGHWWKWKITPHTLDTVMMYAQPGHGRRANLYTDYTFGVWQDQELVPIAKAYSGLNNDEISELDTWIRQNTLQRFGPVRSVKPEQVFELAFEAINRSSRHKSGVAVRFPRIARWRRDLHPKDADSLADVHSLSETGNA comes from the coding sequence ATGAAACGGTTTGCCAATCTTTACCGGGCGTTGGATCAAACGACCTCGACGAACGGCAAACTCGCGGCCCTGCAGAAATATTTCGAGTCGGTCCCACCGGACGATGCGGCCTGGGCGCTGTACTTTCTATCTGGCCGCCGATTCAAGCGCCTTGTGGGACCAGCCAATTTGAGACAGTGGATGATCGAAGTCTCAAATCTTCCGGCCTGGTTGGTAGAAGAAACATACGCCACTGTCGGCGATCTGGCTGAGACCGCGGCGCTGTTGACCCATTCCCGACACGCTACGTTACTCGAGCACTCCCTATCGGAATGGATCCAGGAAGAAATGCTGGTATTAGGCAGGGAACTTCCGGACCAACAGCGCAGGCGGGTTCAAGGCTGGTGGCAACGTCTGGATTACGATACGTGCTATTTGGTGAATAAACTCCTGACCGGCTCACTCCGGGTTGGCGTCTCTCATCTTCTGGTCGCTCGCGCCTTAGCCGACAACGCTAAGTTACCGAGGTCGGTCATACTGCACCGGCTGATGGGCCATTGGGAACCGACTCCGGAATTTTATGAACAACTGATTGCGCCGGATGACGGCTCCACTGATCATTCCCGCCCCTACCCGTTTTGCCTGGCCAGCCCCTTTGAGCACCAGAAAACTCCTCAGGAGCTGAAAGCGCAATTGGGAGAGCCCCGCGAATGGATGGTGGAATGGAAATGGGATGGTATTCGAGCCCAACTCCTGCGACGGCCCGGGGCATGTTACATCTGGACCCGCGGGGAAGAACTGGTCACCGATCGCTATCCTGAAGTGAGGGACGCCGCGTATAACTTACCGGATGGGACTGTGCTTGATGGAGAAATTTTGGCCTGGTCGGAGGAGACAGGCGTGATGCCTTTTACGATCCTGCAACGCCGGCTCGGCCGCAAGACGGTGGGCAAAAAACTGCTGCAGGACATTCCCATTTGTTTTATGGCCTATGATCTCATCGAGCATGAAGGTCAGGACATGCGTCAGCATACGACCACGGAACGACGCGTCCTATTGGAGTCGCTCCTCGTTCAAGCCGGACCGGTTGTAAAAATTTCACCACTGCTGCCCGTGACCACCTGGGAGGAGGCCGCCCAATGGCAAACGGAATCGCGGGGGCGACTCGTGGAAGGGTTGATGTTGAAACACCGGCACGCCATGTATGAAGTCGGGCGCCGGCGCGGGCATTGGTGGAAATGGAAAATCACTCCTCACACCCTCGATACGGTCATGATGTATGCCCAACCGGGCCATGGGCGCCGCGCCAATTTATACACCGACTATACATTCGGCGTGTGGCAGGATCAGGAATTGGTGCCCATTGCCAAGGCCTATTCCGGGCTGAACAATGACGAAATTTCTGAATTGGATACATGGATACGACAAAATACGCTTCAACGATTCGGACCCGTGCGCTCCGTGAAACCCGAACAAGTCTTCGAATTGGCCTTCGAGGCGATCAACCGGTCATCCCGGCACAAATCGGGTGTGGCGGTCCGGTTTCCCCGAATTGCCCGATGGCGACGGGATCTTCATCCCAAAGATGCCGACTCGCTTGCCGATGTTCATTCCCTTTCTGAGACCGGAAACGCATGA
- a CDS encoding ligase-associated DNA damage response DEXH box helicase → MRTSARINAYFTAKGWTRFRFQREAWRAYREGRSGLIYSPTGSGKTLAAWLGPVRRALETPAENKGLQVLWITPLRALANDLVTNLRDSVEALDLPWRVEIRTGDTGSSVRSRQRQKPPDALITTPESLSLLLSYAEGEQLFSRLHTVIVDEWHELIGTKRGVQLELCLARLRRWRPDLQTWGLSATLGNVDEAMQALLGPQGKGILIRDSQPKTTHIEAVLPVSAGKFPWSGHLGLQLLPQVVELLENRKTTLLFTNTRAQAEQWAEALVKARPDWQPVIDLHHGSIDQSLRLRIEQNLRAGALRCVVCTSSLDLGVDFSPVDQVIQVGSPKGVARLLQRAGRSGHQPGAESRVMCVPTHAFELVEIAAARHAAEAGLLESRPPLRLCLDVLAQHLITIGLGSGFEAKAMREEIESTMAFAGLQDAQWQWVLDFITRGGQTLQGYPQFHKVIERDGVYRVEDRRLAAHHRMSIGTITSNTAMRVQWLRGGILGHVEEDFIAKLRKHDHFLFAGRLVKLVMVQDMTAYVQQAKNGARTVPRWQGGRMPLSSELADSVLALLGRSRSEDVPDPEMQAVRDLLTLQHRWSRIPDPSILLCEMVRGREGVSLFCYPFGGRLVHEGLATLLAYRLTRLRPMTFKLSVNDYGFELLSKEDPDLDEPLLSNMMTTQNLLEDLHGCVNTTELARRQFRDIARIAGLVFQGFPGKNKTTKQIQASSSLIYDVFTAYDPHNLLLDQAWREVLENQLQSTRLTTILTRIGTQTLVLTHPKRLTPLAFPLWAERIQSQTISSETWRERVLNMIATLEKESHERRSVRMPRVPTGHRR, encoded by the coding sequence ATGAGGACAAGCGCACGAATCAACGCGTATTTCACGGCGAAAGGGTGGACCCGATTCCGCTTTCAACGGGAGGCCTGGCGGGCCTATCGCGAAGGGCGGTCGGGATTGATCTACTCTCCGACCGGTAGCGGAAAAACTTTGGCCGCCTGGCTAGGCCCGGTTCGTCGCGCGCTCGAGACCCCCGCCGAGAACAAAGGGTTGCAGGTGTTGTGGATTACTCCTCTGCGCGCGTTGGCCAACGACCTGGTCACGAACCTACGGGATTCGGTCGAGGCTCTGGATCTGCCCTGGCGAGTGGAGATCCGGACGGGCGATACCGGCTCATCCGTCCGTTCCCGACAACGGCAAAAGCCTCCTGACGCCCTCATCACCACCCCCGAAAGTTTATCATTGCTGTTGAGCTACGCTGAAGGAGAGCAATTGTTTTCCCGACTGCATACCGTGATCGTCGACGAATGGCATGAACTCATCGGCACCAAACGCGGGGTTCAGCTTGAGTTGTGTCTGGCCCGACTTCGCCGCTGGCGGCCGGACCTGCAGACCTGGGGTCTCTCGGCCACCTTGGGGAATGTCGATGAGGCCATGCAGGCCTTGCTGGGTCCGCAAGGGAAGGGAATACTGATCCGGGATTCGCAACCCAAAACCACGCACATCGAAGCGGTCCTTCCGGTCTCAGCCGGAAAGTTCCCCTGGAGTGGCCACTTAGGGCTTCAGCTTCTACCTCAAGTCGTGGAGTTGTTGGAAAACAGGAAAACAACCTTGCTGTTTACCAATACGCGGGCGCAGGCCGAACAGTGGGCAGAAGCCCTTGTGAAAGCCCGGCCCGATTGGCAGCCGGTGATCGATCTTCACCATGGATCGATCGACCAATCGCTGCGTCTTCGAATCGAGCAAAATTTGCGGGCCGGGGCCTTGCGCTGCGTGGTGTGCACTTCCTCTCTGGATCTTGGAGTGGATTTCAGCCCGGTGGACCAAGTCATTCAGGTGGGAAGTCCCAAAGGCGTCGCCAGGCTTTTACAACGTGCCGGCCGGAGCGGTCATCAACCGGGCGCCGAATCCCGGGTGATGTGCGTCCCCACCCATGCCTTTGAACTCGTCGAAATTGCCGCAGCCCGGCATGCGGCGGAAGCCGGCCTGTTGGAATCCAGGCCCCCTCTCCGGTTGTGTCTGGATGTGCTTGCGCAGCATCTCATTACGATCGGCCTGGGCAGCGGGTTTGAAGCCAAGGCCATGCGGGAGGAAATCGAATCCACGATGGCCTTCGCCGGCCTTCAAGACGCGCAATGGCAATGGGTGTTGGACTTTATTACCCGGGGAGGCCAAACACTCCAGGGCTATCCCCAGTTCCATAAAGTTATCGAGCGCGATGGGGTGTATCGGGTGGAGGATCGACGTCTTGCCGCCCACCATCGAATGAGCATAGGAACGATCACCAGCAACACCGCCATGCGGGTCCAGTGGCTGCGTGGAGGCATCCTCGGGCATGTGGAAGAGGATTTTATCGCCAAGCTCAGGAAACACGATCATTTTCTGTTTGCCGGCCGACTGGTCAAATTGGTGATGGTCCAAGACATGACGGCCTACGTGCAACAGGCAAAGAATGGAGCACGAACGGTGCCCCGATGGCAGGGCGGGCGCATGCCGCTTAGTAGTGAATTGGCCGACAGCGTGTTGGCTCTGCTCGGACGTTCCCGATCGGAGGATGTCCCCGATCCCGAAATGCAGGCCGTCCGGGATCTGCTGACCCTCCAACACCGCTGGTCCCGCATCCCCGATCCCTCTATCCTCTTATGTGAGATGGTGAGAGGACGGGAGGGCGTGAGCCTGTTTTGCTACCCCTTCGGCGGGCGCCTGGTGCATGAAGGTCTGGCGACCCTTCTGGCCTACAGGTTGACCCGCCTTCGTCCGATGACGTTCAAACTTTCCGTCAATGACTACGGTTTCGAATTATTATCGAAAGAAGATCCCGACCTGGACGAACCCCTTCTTTCGAACATGATGACGACGCAGAATTTATTGGAGGATCTTCACGGATGTGTGAACACCACGGAACTCGCCCGCCGCCAGTTTCGGGATATCGCGCGCATCGCCGGACTGGTCTTTCAGGGATTCCCGGGGAAGAATAAAACCACCAAACAAATACAAGCCTCAAGCAGTCTTATTTACGATGTGTTCACCGCCTATGACCCTCACAACCTGCTTCTGGATCAAGCGTGGCGGGAGGTGTTGGAGAACCAACTTCAATCGACACGACTGACCACGATCTTAACGCGCATAGGCACCCAAACACTGGTTCTCACGCATCCGAAACGCCTGACGCCCCTGGCCTTTCCGCTCTGGGCCGAGCGGATACAAAGTCAAACGATCTCCAGCGAAACCTGGCGGGAACGGGTGTTGAACATGATCGCCACGCTGGAGAAGGAATCCCACGAGCGCCGGAGTGTCAGGATGCCACGCGTGCCGACCGGACATCGCCGATGA
- the pdeM gene encoding ligase-associated DNA damage response endonuclease PdeM — MNATRTGDHHEVVIECAGETLILHSQRALYRPATRTLLVADIHLGKESVFGRAGLAMPYGIHPSNLLRLSRLISWYRPDQLMVLGDLMHTAPDPNETWPDEFLRWLNVHASLDIAVVAGNHDRVRARGVFGSQVTWLDEPHVAAPFVYAHQPVTSEGLFTLAGHLHPTFLLAGHGDRLRSPVFWFRANSAVLPAFGTFTGGYNISRIPGDRIFFIGPEEVIEIPPP, encoded by the coding sequence ATGAACGCGACGCGAACCGGTGATCATCACGAAGTGGTCATTGAGTGTGCGGGAGAAACTCTCATTCTCCATAGTCAACGTGCGCTCTATCGTCCGGCCACACGGACCTTGCTGGTGGCCGATATCCATTTGGGGAAAGAATCGGTTTTCGGACGGGCGGGCCTGGCCATGCCGTACGGGATTCATCCCTCAAATCTTTTGCGTCTTTCCCGGCTCATCTCCTGGTATCGTCCGGATCAACTGATGGTACTCGGTGATTTAATGCACACAGCTCCGGACCCGAACGAAACGTGGCCGGATGAATTTTTACGATGGTTGAATGTGCATGCGTCGTTGGATATTGCCGTGGTCGCCGGCAACCATGATCGCGTCAGGGCTCGGGGGGTGTTCGGTTCGCAGGTCACGTGGCTCGATGAACCCCATGTCGCAGCCCCCTTTGTCTATGCCCACCAACCCGTCACTTCTGAAGGACTCTTTACGCTCGCCGGGCATCTTCATCCCACCTTTTTACTTGCCGGCCATGGAGACCGTCTCCGAAGTCCGGTCTTCTGGTTCCGAGCAAACTCGGCAGTCCTCCCGGCGTTCGGCACATTCACCGGGGGATACAACATTTCACGCATTCCCGGCGACCGGATTTTTTTTATCGGCCCGGAGGAAGTCATTGAAATTCCACCACCCTGA
- a CDS encoding type II toxin-antitoxin system ParD family antitoxin: MPIYAKMQNGGESMATMNVSVPDPMKDWVQGQIETGKYANASEYVRHLIRRDQEKIEVLRRALLEGDRSGVSRRKVEDIMNDVKKRCVDNE; the protein is encoded by the coding sequence TTGCCCATCTATGCCAAAATGCAAAACGGAGGCGAATCTATGGCAACGATGAACGTGTCGGTCCCCGATCCCATGAAAGACTGGGTGCAGGGCCAGATTGAAACGGGAAAATACGCAAACGCCAGCGAGTACGTGCGTCATCTGATCCGGCGGGATCAGGAAAAAATCGAAGTGTTACGACGGGCACTCCTTGAAGGAGACCGCAGCGGTGTGAGCCGCCGGAAAGTTGAGGATATTATGAACGATGTGAAAAAACGATGTGTGGACAATGAGTGA
- a CDS encoding type II toxin-antitoxin system RelE/ParE family toxin, with protein sequence MSEYQLSKKADQDLQRTYEFSIQQFGQNVADEYFLSLRDCLLQVADSPTLGRDCSEILPGYFRFECGPHSIFYKMGKKRIVIARVIHQSMNPDIHM encoded by the coding sequence ATGAGTGAGTATCAACTCTCAAAAAAGGCAGACCAGGACCTCCAGCGAACCTATGAATTTTCCATCCAGCAATTCGGGCAAAATGTGGCGGATGAATATTTCCTCTCGCTCAGGGATTGCCTGCTGCAGGTGGCCGACAGTCCAACATTGGGAAGAGATTGCAGTGAAATTCTGCCCGGGTATTTCCGGTTCGAATGTGGCCCCCACTCAATTTTTTACAAAATGGGAAAGAAGCGGATTGTGATCGCCAGAGTCATCCACCAAAGTATGAATCCGGACATCCACATGTAA
- a CDS encoding class I SAM-dependent methyltransferase has product MKYCLQLHNQQWQLIDQDAPDMTPVVIDFVSGKTAYRRKYGHAGGEAISKAVGIKKGKRPTIVDATAGLGRDAFVLATMGCRVHMIERSAIIGTLLEDGLRRAAADEKIGALIKDKLTFTCGDSRQALLQVPFAPEVIYVDPMFPVKDKTALVKKAMRMVQDVVGQDTDADELLKVALTIATNRVVVKRPASAEYLAGIKPQASIKTKKHRFDIYLIPQQQ; this is encoded by the coding sequence ATGAAGTATTGCCTGCAATTACACAATCAGCAATGGCAATTGATCGATCAGGATGCGCCGGACATGACGCCGGTGGTCATTGACTTTGTGTCCGGCAAAACCGCGTATCGGAGAAAATATGGCCACGCCGGTGGGGAGGCCATCAGCAAAGCCGTCGGCATCAAAAAAGGTAAACGCCCGACAATTGTGGATGCCACCGCCGGATTGGGGCGTGACGCCTTTGTGCTGGCCACCATGGGCTGCCGCGTGCATATGATCGAGCGATCGGCAATAATCGGCACACTTCTGGAAGACGGCTTACGTCGTGCCGCAGCCGATGAGAAAATTGGCGCGCTCATCAAAGACAAACTGACCTTCACCTGTGGCGATAGTCGTCAGGCGCTGCTCCAGGTGCCGTTTGCACCCGAGGTCATCTATGTCGATCCCATGTTTCCCGTAAAAGACAAAACAGCCTTAGTCAAAAAAGCCATGCGAATGGTCCAGGATGTCGTCGGCCAGGACACCGATGCCGATGAATTACTGAAGGTCGCGCTCACGATTGCCACAAACCGTGTCGTCGTCAAACGCCCCGCCTCTGCAGAGTATCTCGCCGGGATCAAACCCCAGGCCTCCATCAAAACCAAAAAACACCGCTTCGACATCTATCTCATACCCCAGCAGCAGTAG
- a CDS encoding type II toxin-antitoxin system Phd/YefM family antitoxin, giving the protein MKITSDIKPISYLKANAAALLDQINNTHRPVVITQNGEPKAVLQDPQSYADMRNAQDGKTRTQAEVFKNLASRLQRR; this is encoded by the coding sequence ATGAAAATTACGTCAGACATCAAACCGATTTCCTATCTCAAAGCGAATGCGGCCGCATTGTTAGACCAAATAAATAATACCCATCGCCCCGTCGTCATAACACAAAATGGTGAACCCAAAGCCGTCCTTCAGGATCCCCAAAGTTATGCGGATATGAGAAATGCCCAGGACGGCAAGACGCGAACCCAAGCTGAGGTATTCAAGAATTTAGCGTCTCGATTGCAGCGACGATGA
- a CDS encoding type II toxin-antitoxin system VapB family antitoxin gives MRTTLNIDDALLEKAATLTGVKEKASLVRLGLEALISKEAGRRLAQLGGSEKQLRLPPRRRSIPKS, from the coding sequence ATGAGAACGACGCTAAATATTGATGATGCCCTTCTGGAAAAAGCCGCAACATTGACCGGTGTGAAAGAAAAAGCCTCCTTAGTCCGGCTCGGGCTTGAGGCTCTCATTTCCAAAGAAGCTGGACGGCGCCTGGCTCAACTTGGGGGATCAGAAAAGCAACTACGGTTGCCTCCGCGACGGCGATCGATCCCCAAATCATGA
- a CDS encoding BamA/TamA family outer membrane protein translates to MLLLLALPVEAETSVPASAAVEKEVVYDPYRGMDQNGRIPSIDKAALVTKPERWRYIPEGRLKPGGFFERFLVSSFLLPFFFANSAVGAGLGVAITDIDFRAQRRREFLGAFLSHTTEGQQSYVLRWRRWLKHLEVPTGGVLQEERSFVSAGGGYRKTLTSRFFGIGPSTKESQETSYTDQIAFLELGLSESLQGSFEDVVLELDVRVEHHWLSRGRVGGAGQTDREFPGLFAEADPYALGWVGGGIRWDTRDSQRNPYRGTVLGGRVDAALLQSDWNRGVIYQLFGDQLIPVPGLFHDGGDVGEEHPPTDTIALHLESQLSSGNLPFFARPTLGGSRVLRGYIAGRWRDDAAWAAATEYRVWVLPRGFPIWRYLRIERLGLALFYEVGSVAENGLKFFQERVRQSYGVSARFTLERAAIFRADFGFSEDGMNFTAGFGLPF, encoded by the coding sequence ATGCTCCTCCTGCTCGCGCTTCCGGTAGAAGCCGAAACCAGCGTCCCCGCTTCTGCCGCGGTCGAGAAGGAGGTGGTCTACGACCCTTATCGAGGAATGGACCAGAATGGCCGGATTCCCAGCATCGACAAAGCCGCGCTTGTCACCAAGCCCGAACGCTGGCGTTATATCCCCGAGGGCCGACTCAAGCCCGGCGGGTTCTTCGAGCGCTTCCTGGTCTCGAGCTTCCTGCTTCCGTTCTTCTTCGCCAACTCCGCTGTCGGCGCCGGATTGGGCGTGGCCATCACCGACATCGATTTTCGTGCGCAACGTCGTCGTGAATTCCTGGGGGCCTTTCTCTCCCACACGACCGAGGGCCAACAGAGTTATGTGTTGCGGTGGCGACGGTGGCTCAAGCATCTCGAAGTCCCCACGGGTGGCGTGCTCCAGGAAGAACGCAGTTTCGTCAGCGCGGGCGGGGGATATCGCAAGACGCTAACCAGCCGCTTCTTCGGGATCGGGCCATCGACCAAGGAAAGTCAGGAGACCAGCTATACCGACCAGATCGCCTTTCTCGAACTGGGTCTCTCGGAGTCGCTTCAGGGATCGTTTGAAGACGTCGTCCTCGAGTTGGATGTGCGAGTGGAACACCACTGGCTCAGCCGGGGCCGCGTTGGGGGCGCCGGGCAAACCGACAGGGAGTTTCCGGGGCTCTTCGCCGAGGCGGATCCCTATGCTCTCGGGTGGGTGGGCGGCGGCATTCGCTGGGACACGCGTGACAGCCAGCGCAATCCCTACCGCGGGACGGTCCTGGGCGGGAGAGTCGATGCCGCGCTTCTCCAGAGTGATTGGAACCGGGGTGTAATCTACCAACTCTTCGGCGACCAGCTGATCCCCGTTCCAGGGCTCTTCCACGATGGAGGAGACGTGGGCGAAGAGCATCCGCCGACCGACACCATCGCGCTCCACCTCGAGAGCCAACTAAGCTCCGGCAACCTGCCGTTTTTTGCGCGGCCGACCCTCGGCGGCAGCCGGGTGCTACGCGGGTACATCGCCGGTCGCTGGCGGGATGATGCGGCCTGGGCTGCGGCCACAGAATATCGCGTCTGGGTCCTCCCACGCGGTTTCCCCATCTGGCGATATCTCCGGATCGAGCGCCTTGGGCTGGCGCTCTTCTACGAAGTCGGCAGTGTCGCAGAGAACGGATTAAAATTCTTCCAGGAACGCGTGCGCCAGAGCTACGGGGTCAGCGCCCGATTCACGTTGGAGCGTGCAGCCATCTTTCGCGCCGATTTCGGATTCTCGGAAGACGGGATGAACTTCACAGCAGGCTTCGGCCTCCCCTTTTAA
- a CDS encoding DUF2283 domain-containing protein, with the protein MEKIKVIHDTVGHTLTVWLDDPSLEHVCEETNEEVILMKDKAGHVIGFEKLHYTPANSQKTLAVETVVQTGH; encoded by the coding sequence ATGGAAAAAATCAAAGTCATTCATGACACCGTGGGCCATACCTTAACAGTATGGTTGGATGATCCTTCCCTTGAGCATGTCTGCGAAGAAACAAATGAAGAAGTCATTCTCATGAAGGATAAAGCCGGTCACGTGATCGGGTTTGAAAAACTCCATTACACACCTGCCAACTCACAGAAAACACTTGCTGTCGAAACCGTGGTTCAAACCGGGCATTAA
- a CDS encoding DUF2283 domain-containing protein → MKLNYYPDTDSLYIDLTEHPSVESREVSEGIVLDYDAAGNLVGIDIDNASSKVHLKELTLNKLPASVHSVAE, encoded by the coding sequence ATGAAATTGAACTATTACCCAGACACCGATTCACTCTACATCGATCTGACCGAACACCCCAGCGTAGAAAGCCGGGAGGTATCGGAGGGAATTGTCCTGGATTATGACGCTGCAGGCAATCTGGTAGGCATTGATATTGATAATGCGAGCTCCAAGGTGCATCTCAAGGAATTAACCTTAAACAAACTGCCAGCTTCCGTTCATTCCGTAGCCGAATAA